A single window of Watersipora subatra chromosome 11, tzWatSuba1.1, whole genome shotgun sequence DNA harbors:
- the LOC137407903 gene encoding P-selectin glycoprotein ligand 1-like has protein sequence MSTDASTTLHMSTDASTTLHMSPDASTTLHMSPDASTTLHMSTDASTTLHMSTDASTTLHMSPDASTTFHMSTDASTTLHMSTDASTTLHMSTDASTTFHMSTDASTTLHMSTDASTTLHMSTDVSTTLHMSTDASTTLHMSTDASTTLHMSTDASTTFHMSPDASTTLHMSTDASTTLHMSPDASTTLHMSTDASTTRHMSTDASTTPI, from the coding sequence atgagcactgatgcttcaacaactctccacatgagcactgatgcttcaacaactctccatATGAGccctgatgcttcaacaactctccacatgagccctgatgcttcaacaactctccacatgagcactgatgcttcaacaactctccacatgagcactgatgcttcaacaactctccacatgagccctgatgcttcaacaactttCCATATgagtactgatgcttcaacaactctccacatgagcactgatgcttcaacaactctccacatgagcactgatgcttcaacaactttCCACATGagcactgatgcttcaacaactctccacatgagcactgatgcttcaacaactctccacatgagtACTGATgtttcaacaactctccacatgagtactgatgcttcaacaactctccacatgagcactgatgcttcaacaactctccacatgagcactgatgcttcaacaactttCCACATGAGccctgatgcttcaacaactctccacatgagcactgacgcttcaacaactctccacatgagccctgatgcttcaacaactctccatatgagcactgatgcttcaacaactcgccacatgagtactgatgcttcaacaactcccATATGa